From Campylobacter showae:
GCTAGCCACGACGAAAAGGGCATAATCTGGAACGAAACCCTAGCTCCGTTTAAATTTGAAATCATCATCTCAAATTTAAAGGACGAAGAGGGCGTTAAATTTGCGCAGGGGCTTTACGAGAGCTTGCGCGAGGTGGGCGTTTCGGTGCTACTTGACGATAGAAACGAGCGCTTTGGCGTTAAAATGAGCGAATTTGAGCTGATGGGATTTCCTTATGCCGTGATCGTGGGCAAGGGGCTAGCAGAAGGCACGGTAGAGCTCGTTACGCGGGGCGGCCTAGTTAAAGAAACCGTCAAAGCGAGCGAAATTTTAGCACGCCTAAAGAGCCTATGATAAAGCATTTTTTTACGCCCTACGTCATTTTGGAGATCGTGGCGGCGTATTTTTTTATCCACGCGTACGGATTTTTAAATTTGGTCCTAGAGGTTATCGCATCGGCCATTTTGGGGCTATTTTTTATGTTTCGCGTCGGATTTTTTCAGCTAACTAGCAATATCACGTTTTTTAAGCCCGCGGACGTCTTTAGTAGCGTAGGTATGGCGATCGGGGGATTTTTTATGTTTATCCCGGGGCTTATCACCGACGTTTTGGGTGCGGCGATCGTAGCGGTCGCGTTTTTTGCAAATTTGAAAAACGGCGGCGAGCGCAAAGGCGGGAGCGAATATTATTACGAAAAATTTGAGAGCGGACGTGACAAACCGCGCGATGACGGCGAGATCATCGACGTCGAAGTCGTAGAAGAAAAGAGGCAAATATGGAAAAACTAAAAATCGCAACGAGAAAAAGCGTGCTCGCGATGTGGCAAAGCGAGCATATAAGGGATAAAATTTTATCGCGCCACCCGGAGCTTGCAGTCGAGCTAACGGGTATGAAAACCAAAGGCGATGTGATACTCGATACGCCGCTAGCTAAGATCGGCGGTAAGGGGCTATTTACAAAAGAGCTGGAAGACAGCATGCTAAGCGGCGAAACGCATATCGCCGTGCATAGCCTAAAAGACGTGCCGGTTGTCTTTCCAGATGGGCTAGTGTTAGCCGCGATCTGCTCGCGCGAGGACGTGAGAGATGCGATGCTGAGCGAAAAATACGCTAAATTTGAGGATCTGCCGCAAGGTGCACGCGTTGGCACGACGAGCCTACGCCGTAAGATGCAGCTTTTAGCGATGCGCCCCGATCTTGAGATAATCTCACTGCGAGGCAACGTCCAAACTCGTTTGCGCAAGCTAAAAGAGGGCGAATTTGACGCGATTATCCTAGCGATGGCAGGCGTGAACCGCTTAAATTTACGCTCCGAAGTCGCGCATATCGTGCCGTTTGAGCTAGATCAAATGATACCTGCGATGGGGCAGGGGGCGCTGGGTATCGAGGCTAGAGAGGACGCTGAAATTTTAAATTTGATAGAGTTTTTAAAAGATGAAAAAGCCGTCATAGAAACGACCGTGGAGCGCGATTTCGTCGCGATGCTAGAGGGCGGCTGCCAAGTGCCTATCGGCGTAAATGCAAATTTAAACGGCGATAAGATCGAGATACGCGCCGTCGTGGGACTGCCAGACGGTAGCGAAAGTATACGCGAAAATATCGTCGCGCAAAAAAGCCAGTGGAAAAGCGTGGGCGCCGAGCTTGGACGGATATTTATCGGCAAGGGCGCAAAAGAGCTGCTAAAACGTGCCGAGGAGATGGCATAGGAGCGTGTTTGAGCTAAATTTTAAAGCAAAAGCCGTAACCGCTACCAAAAACAGCAAAGACAACTACTATATGATCGGTCTTGCAGATGATAAATACGACTACAAAAACTACATAATTTTTCAAAGACCGATCAAGCTCAAAAAAGATGACGACGAGAACGCCGATATAAACGGCCTATACGCGGAGTGTAACGGCGACGTTTGCTACAACGCTTGCAAATGCGTAACCATCACCGATAAAACCATAGTTTTTGAAGTGGAGGATAGCGTCATCAGCGCCAATATAGAAGGCGTGCGGCTAAATGAACGCTTTATGAAATATACTGTAAAGAGATATTTGGCGAGCTGCTAAAATGCAGTTGAACT
This genomic window contains:
- the hemC gene encoding hydroxymethylbilane synthase; the protein is MEKLKIATRKSVLAMWQSEHIRDKILSRHPELAVELTGMKTKGDVILDTPLAKIGGKGLFTKELEDSMLSGETHIAVHSLKDVPVVFPDGLVLAAICSREDVRDAMLSEKYAKFEDLPQGARVGTTSLRRKMQLLAMRPDLEIISLRGNVQTRLRKLKEGEFDAIILAMAGVNRLNLRSEVAHIVPFELDQMIPAMGQGALGIEAREDAEILNLIEFLKDEKAVIETTVERDFVAMLEGGCQVPIGVNANLNGDKIEIRAVVGLPDGSESIRENIVAQKSQWKSVGAELGRIFIGKGAKELLKRAEEMA
- a CDS encoding Imm10 family immunity protein, which produces MFELNFKAKAVTATKNSKDNYYMIGLADDKYDYKNYIIFQRPIKLKKDDDENADINGLYAECNGDVCYNACKCVTITDKTIVFEVEDSVISANIEGVRLNERFMKYTVKRYLASC
- a CDS encoding FxsA family protein, giving the protein MIKHFFTPYVILEIVAAYFFIHAYGFLNLVLEVIASAILGLFFMFRVGFFQLTSNITFFKPADVFSSVGMAIGGFFMFIPGLITDVLGAAIVAVAFFANLKNGGERKGGSEYYYEKFESGRDKPRDDGEIIDVEVVEEKRQIWKN